One Leopardus geoffroyi isolate Oge1 chromosome C1, O.geoffroyi_Oge1_pat1.0, whole genome shotgun sequence DNA segment encodes these proteins:
- the GPBAR1 gene encoding G-protein coupled bile acid receptor 1 produces MTPNGTREVPSPIPVGALGLSLALASLIVAANLLLALGIARDRHLRSPPSGCFFLSLLLAGLLTGLALPALPGLWSQSRRGYWSCLFLYLAPNFSFLSLLANLLLVHGERYMAVLRPLRPRGSTRLALLLTWAGPLLFASLPALGWNHWAPGANCSSQAVFPAPYLYLEVYGLLLPAVGAAALLCARVLATAHRQLQDIRRLERAVCRGAPSALARALTWRQARAQAGATLLFGLCWGPYVATLLLSVLAYEQRPPLGPGTLLSLISLGSASAAAVPVAMGLGDQRYTAPWRAAAQRWLQVLRGRASQSGPGPGTAYHTSSQSSVDLDLN; encoded by the coding sequence ATGACACCCAACGGCACCAGGGAGGTGCCCAGCCCCATCCCCGTGGGGGCCTTGGGGCTCTCCCTGGCCCTGGCAAGCCTCATCGTCGCTGCTAACCTGCTCCTGGCCTTGGGCATCGCCAGGGACCGGCACCTGCGCAGCCCACCCTCTGGCTGCTTCTTCCTGAGCCTGCTGCTGGCCGGGCTGCTCACCGGGCTGGCGCTGCCCGCGCTGCCCGGCCTCTGGAGCCAGAGCCGCCGGGGCTACTGGTCGTGCCTCTTCCTCTACTTGGCGCCcaacttctccttcctctccctgctcgcCAACCTCCTGCTGGTGCACGGCGAACGCTACATGGCGGTGCTGCGGCCCCTGCGGCCCCGCGGGAGCACGCGGCTGGCCCTGCTCCTCACCTGGGCTGGCCCCCTGCTCTTTGCCAGCCTGCCTGCTCTGGGCTGGAACCACTGGGCCCCCGGCGCCAACTGCAGCTCCCAGGCTGTCTTCCCAGCCCCCTACCTCTACCTCGAAGTCTACGGGCTCCTGCTGCCTGCCGTGGGGGCTGCCGCCCTTCTCTGCGCCCGCGTGTTGGCCACCGCCCACCGCCAGCTGCAGGACATCCGCCGCCTGGAGCGGGCAGTGTGCCGCGGCGCGCCCTCAGCCCTGGCCCGGGCCCTTACCTGGAGGCAGGCGAGGGCGCAGGCCGGGGCCACGCTGCTCTTCGGGCTGTGCTGGGGGCCCTACGTGGCCACCCTGCTCCTCTCGGTCCTGGCCTACGAGCAGCGCCCGCCGCTGGGGCCCGGAACTCTGTTGTCCCTCATCTCGCTGGGCAGCGCCAGTGCGGCAGCCGTGCCCGTGGCCATGGGGCTGGGTGACCAGCGCTACACGGCCCCCTGGAGGGCGGCCGCCCAGAGGTGGCTTCAGGTGCTGCGGGGAAGAGCCTCCCAGAGCGGCCCCGGCCCTGGCACTGCCTACCACACCAGCAGCCAAAGCAGCGTGGACCTCGACTTGAACTAG
- the LOC123599457 gene encoding angio-associated migratory cell protein isoform X2 has translation MESESESGAAADTPPLETLSFHGDEEIIEVVELDPGPPDPDDLAQEMEDVDFEEEEEEEEGNEEGWVLEPQEGVVGSMEGPDDSEVTFALHSASVFCVSLDPKTNTLAVTGGEDDKAFVWRLSDGELLFECAGHKDSVTCAGFSHDSTLVATGDMSGLLKVWQVDTKEEVWSFEAGDLEWMEWHPRAPVLLAGTADGNAWMWKVPNGDCKTFQGPNCPATCGRVLPDGKRAVVGYEDGTIRIWDLKQGSPIHVLKGTEGHQGPLTCVATNQDGSLILTGSVDCQAKLVSATTGKVVGVFRPETVASQPSVGEGEESESNSVESLGFCSVMPLAAVGYLDGTLAIYDLSTQTLRHQCQHQSGIVQLLWEAGTAVVYTCSLDGIVRLWDARTGRLLTDYRGHTAEILDFALSKDASLVVTTSGDHKAKVFCVQRPDR, from the exons ATGGAGTCCGAATCCGAGAGCGGGGCCGCTGCTGACACCCCTCCACTGGAGACCCTAAGCTTCCATGGTGATGAGGAGATTATCGAGGTGGTAGAACTGGATCCTGGTCCGCCGGACCCAG ATGATCTGGCCCAAGAGATGGAAGATGTGGActttgaagaagaggaagaagaggaagagggcaaCGAGGAGGGCTGGGTTCTGGAACCCCAGGAAGGGGTGGTCGGCAGCATGGAGGGCCCAGATGATAGCGAAGTCACCTTTGCATTGCACTCAG CATCCGTGTTTTGCGTGAGCCTGGACCCTAAGACCAACACCTTGGCGGTGACAGGGGGTGAAGACGACAAAGCTTTCGTGTGGAGGCTCAGTGATGGGGAGCTTCTCTTTGAGTGTGCAG GCCATAAAGACTCGGTTACTTGTGCTGGTTTCAGCCACGACTCTACCCTAGTGGCCACAGGGGACATGAGTGGCCTCTTGAAAGTGTGGCAGGTGGACACCAAGGAGGAGGTCTGGTCCTTTGAAGCAGGAGATCTGGAG TGGATGGAATGGCACCCTCGGGCACCTGTCCTACTGGCGGGCACGGCTGATGGCAACGCCTGGATGTGGAAGGTCCCAAACGGTGACTGCAAGACCTTCCAAGGTCCCAACTGCCCAGCTACCTGTGGCCGAGTCCTCCCTGATG GCAAGAGAGCTGTGGTCGGCTATGAAGATGGCACCATCAGGATCTGGGACCTGAAGCAGGGAAGCCCAATCCATGTATTAAAAG GGACTGAGGGTCACCAGGGCCCTCTGACCTGTGTCGCCACCAACCAGGACGGCAGCCTGATCCTAACTGGCTCTGTGGACTGCCAGGCCAAGCTGGTCAGTGCCACCACCGGCAAG GTAGTGGGTGTTTTCAGACCTGAAACCGTGGCCTCCCAGCCCAgcgtgggagaaggggaggagagcgAGTCCAATTCTGTGGAGTCCTTGGGCTTCTGCAGCGT GATGCCTCTTGCAGCTGTTGGCTACCTGGACGGGACCTTGGCCATCTATGACTTGTCTACACAGACTCTTAGGCACCAGTGTCAGCACCAG TCGGGCATCGTGCAACTGCTGTGGGAGGCAGGCACCGCCGTGGTTTACACTTGCAGCCTGGACGGCATCGTGCGCCTCTGGGACGCTCGGACCGGCCGCTTGCTTACTGACTACCGGGGCCACACGGCCGAGATCCTGGACTTTGCCCTCAGCAA AGATGCCTCCCTGGTGGTGACTACGTCAGGAGACCACAAAGCAAAAGTATTTTGTGTCCAGAGACCTGACCGCTAA
- the LOC123599457 gene encoding angio-associated migratory cell protein isoform X1, translated as MESESESGAAADTPPLETLSFHGDEEIIEVVELDPGPPDPADDLAQEMEDVDFEEEEEEEEGNEEGWVLEPQEGVVGSMEGPDDSEVTFALHSASVFCVSLDPKTNTLAVTGGEDDKAFVWRLSDGELLFECAGHKDSVTCAGFSHDSTLVATGDMSGLLKVWQVDTKEEVWSFEAGDLEWMEWHPRAPVLLAGTADGNAWMWKVPNGDCKTFQGPNCPATCGRVLPDGKRAVVGYEDGTIRIWDLKQGSPIHVLKGTEGHQGPLTCVATNQDGSLILTGSVDCQAKLVSATTGKVVGVFRPETVASQPSVGEGEESESNSVESLGFCSVMPLAAVGYLDGTLAIYDLSTQTLRHQCQHQSGIVQLLWEAGTAVVYTCSLDGIVRLWDARTGRLLTDYRGHTAEILDFALSKDASLVVTTSGDHKAKVFCVQRPDR; from the exons ATGGAGTCCGAATCCGAGAGCGGGGCCGCTGCTGACACCCCTCCACTGGAGACCCTAAGCTTCCATGGTGATGAGGAGATTATCGAGGTGGTAGAACTGGATCCTGGTCCGCCGGACCCAG CAGATGATCTGGCCCAAGAGATGGAAGATGTGGActttgaagaagaggaagaagaggaagagggcaaCGAGGAGGGCTGGGTTCTGGAACCCCAGGAAGGGGTGGTCGGCAGCATGGAGGGCCCAGATGATAGCGAAGTCACCTTTGCATTGCACTCAG CATCCGTGTTTTGCGTGAGCCTGGACCCTAAGACCAACACCTTGGCGGTGACAGGGGGTGAAGACGACAAAGCTTTCGTGTGGAGGCTCAGTGATGGGGAGCTTCTCTTTGAGTGTGCAG GCCATAAAGACTCGGTTACTTGTGCTGGTTTCAGCCACGACTCTACCCTAGTGGCCACAGGGGACATGAGTGGCCTCTTGAAAGTGTGGCAGGTGGACACCAAGGAGGAGGTCTGGTCCTTTGAAGCAGGAGATCTGGAG TGGATGGAATGGCACCCTCGGGCACCTGTCCTACTGGCGGGCACGGCTGATGGCAACGCCTGGATGTGGAAGGTCCCAAACGGTGACTGCAAGACCTTCCAAGGTCCCAACTGCCCAGCTACCTGTGGCCGAGTCCTCCCTGATG GCAAGAGAGCTGTGGTCGGCTATGAAGATGGCACCATCAGGATCTGGGACCTGAAGCAGGGAAGCCCAATCCATGTATTAAAAG GGACTGAGGGTCACCAGGGCCCTCTGACCTGTGTCGCCACCAACCAGGACGGCAGCCTGATCCTAACTGGCTCTGTGGACTGCCAGGCCAAGCTGGTCAGTGCCACCACCGGCAAG GTAGTGGGTGTTTTCAGACCTGAAACCGTGGCCTCCCAGCCCAgcgtgggagaaggggaggagagcgAGTCCAATTCTGTGGAGTCCTTGGGCTTCTGCAGCGT GATGCCTCTTGCAGCTGTTGGCTACCTGGACGGGACCTTGGCCATCTATGACTTGTCTACACAGACTCTTAGGCACCAGTGTCAGCACCAG TCGGGCATCGTGCAACTGCTGTGGGAGGCAGGCACCGCCGTGGTTTACACTTGCAGCCTGGACGGCATCGTGCGCCTCTGGGACGCTCGGACCGGCCGCTTGCTTACTGACTACCGGGGCCACACGGCCGAGATCCTGGACTTTGCCCTCAGCAA AGATGCCTCCCTGGTGGTGACTACGTCAGGAGACCACAAAGCAAAAGTATTTTGTGTCCAGAGACCTGACCGCTAA
- the PNKD gene encoding probable hydrolase PNKD isoform X7 → MAAVVAATALKGRGARNARVLRGILSGATANKASQNRTRALQSHSSPECKEEPEPLSPELEYIPRKRGKNPMKAVGLAWAIGFPCGVLLFILTKREVDKDRLKQMKARQNMRASNTGEYESQRFRASSHHAPSPEAGSGVQA, encoded by the exons ATGGCGGCGGTGGTAGCTGCTACGGCGCTGAAGGGCCGGGGGGCGAGAAATGCCCGCGTCCTCCGGG GGATCCTCTCAGGAGCCACAGCTAACAAGGCCTCCCAGAACAGGACCCGGGCGCTGCAAAGCCACAGCTCCCCAGAGTGCAAGGAGGAGCCTGAGCCCCTATCCCCTGAGCTGGAATACATTCCCAGAAAGAGGGGCAAGAACCCCATGAAAGCTGTGGGACTAGCCTG GGCCATCGGCTTCCCCTGTGGTGtcctcctcttcatcctcaccAAGCGGGAAGTGGACAAGGACCGTTTGAAGCAGATGAAGGCTCGGCAGAACATGCGGGCATCCAACACGGGCGAGTATGAGAGCCAGAGGTTCAGGGCCTCCTCCCACCATGCCCCGTCTCCTGAAGCCGGGTCGGGGGTGCAAGCCTGA
- the TMBIM1 gene encoding protein lifeguard 3 has translation MSSPSAPPPYEDRNPLYPGPPPQGGYGQPSVLPGGYPAYPAYPQPGYGHPAGYPQPMPPIHPMPMNYGPGQGYDAEERAVSESFGPGEWDDRKVRHTFIRKVYSIISIQLLITVAIIAIFTFVKPVGDFVRRNLFVYYVSYAVFLGTYLTLACCQGPRRRFPWNIILLTLFTLAMGFMTGTISSVYETKAVIIAMIITAVVSISVTIFCFQTKVDFTSCTGLFCVLGIVMMVTGIVTAIVLSFKYIYWLHMVYAALGAICFTLFLAYDTQLVLGNRKHTISPEDYITGALQIYTDIIYIFTFVLQLMGDRN, from the exons ATGTCCAGCCCCAGTGCCCCCCCTCCGTATGAGGACCGCAACCCTCTGTACCCTGGCCCTCCGCCCCAGGGGGGCTACGGGCAGCCGTCTGTCCTGCCTGGTGGCTACCCGGCCTACCCGGCCTACCCACAGCCTGGCTACGGTCACCCTGCTGGCTATCCACAGCCTATGCCCCCCATCCACCCGATGCCCATGAACTACG GCCCAGGCCAGGGCTATGATGCGGAGGAGAGAGCAGTGAGTGAAAGCTTCGGGCCTGGAGAATGGGATGACAGGAAAGTCCGACACACCTTCATCCGAAAG GTTTACAGCATCATCTCCATCCAGCTGCTCATCACGGTGGCCATCATCGCTATCTTCACCTTTGT GAAACCAGTTGGCGATTTCGTGAGGAGAAACCTGTTTGTCTACTATGTGTCCTA tgcTGTCTTCCTGGGCACCTATCTGACCCTCGCCTGCTGCCAGGGACCCAG ACGCCGTTTCCCATGGAATATCATCCTGCTGACCCTCTTT aCTCTTGCCATGGGCTTCATGACGGGCACCATTTCCAG TGTGTATGAAACCAAAGCCGTCATCATTGCAATGATCATCACTGCCGTGGTGTCCATTTCGGTCACCATCTTCTGCTTCCAGACCAAG GTGGACTTCACCTCGTGCACAGGCCTCTTCTGTGTCCTGGGAATTGTGATGATGGTGACTGGGATTGTCACCGCCATTGTGCTGTCCTTCAAATAT ATTTACTGGCTCCACATGGTCTATGCTGCTCTGGGGGCCATTTGCTTCACCTTG TTCCTGGCTTATGACACGCAGCTGGTCCTGGGAAACCGAAAGCACACCATCAGCCCGGAGGACTACATCACTGGCGCCCTGCAGATCTACACTGACATCATCTACATTTTCACCTTTGTGCTGCAGCTGATGGGGGACCGCAATTAA